One segment of Aulosira sp. FACHB-615 DNA contains the following:
- a CDS encoding HNH endonuclease: MTSVMQVLEQSVVVFSQNYLPLCRVNIKRAIVLLVTNKAEPLDFATEGGWRVHSPSLVIDVPKHIRLKIGSNERTWKVPPVNRREVLRRDHHTCQYCGSSKRLTLDHVIPRSKGGLHTWDNVVTACERCNSHKGDRTLSETGMRLRKIPKAPIHPAIAFAEQFWTNVQANLE, translated from the coding sequence GTGACGAGCGTAATGCAAGTGTTAGAGCAATCCGTAGTGGTATTTTCGCAAAATTACTTGCCTCTGTGTCGCGTAAATATCAAACGAGCGATTGTGCTGTTAGTAACAAACAAAGCAGAACCACTGGATTTTGCTACTGAAGGCGGATGGCGAGTTCATTCACCCAGTTTAGTAATTGACGTACCAAAACACATTCGTTTGAAAATAGGCTCTAATGAACGGACATGGAAAGTACCACCAGTAAATCGGCGAGAAGTTTTGCGGCGAGACCATCACACTTGTCAATATTGCGGTAGCAGCAAACGTCTGACCTTAGATCACGTCATCCCCCGATCCAAAGGTGGCTTACATACTTGGGATAACGTAGTCACAGCTTGTGAAAGATGTAACTCCCATAAAGGCGATCGCACCTTGTCTGAGACTGGAATGCGGCTACGGAAAATACCAAAAGCACCCATTCACCCCGCGATCGCTTTTGCAGAACAATTTTGGACAAATGTGCAAGCAAACCTGGAATAG
- a CDS encoding GAF domain-containing protein: protein MKKSLSLPPQCPDDLDRLQSYPLKLMQHQNEPTLQLVQKINHIIANNSATTLMLQEIARLLGNAFKVDCCCLVTVSASTAASESIAAHWCSDEYLAMPYPGQLFSTEHLLMDSPVVQCAAEPFTIEDISTIQDSLVVGGQHLQVPIRSVLAIPTRFAGQINGVISLIKFQQYDWSESEKQLLNFVESACAIAFSQVGQINLIASQQEHLQKSEQHQSLIKQLTILSRSNLELNQMLQLAISSTAESLQADRGLLILLKYKDPLFRAQTKKQVPKAKATVAAEWNRNVPSGTTSKSDVEPQSFLVSECSLCQRVFTDSGKAVVIEDYTDLQDMVTVASLFSVGLLPSLLLVPLENQGKVLGFIVLQQKTARSWQASELNLVEMVCAQMSNAIIQSQTLRQVQTLVDERTAKLQSSLELQAKLHEKTRQYVEQLRELNHLKDEFLSNMSDRLRYPLTNMQMSIKNLRLPGIQPERQARYMDILEQECTKEINLINDLLTLQKLESKQERPQFETIDLNTRVQTLTTNLNSKLSAKALTINLDLPQDSLKIQTELESFNRILQELFTNACTYSEPETVINVRAYHQVEQLIDQVIIKVTNTGRGISEEEATYIFDRFRRGKGGRWTPGTGLGLALVKSLVQHLNGAIAVESTPIQDSEQSQVCFTLTLPQFSDESEL from the coding sequence ATGAAAAAAAGTTTATCATTGCCGCCACAGTGTCCAGATGACCTAGACAGACTACAATCATACCCACTCAAGCTGATGCAGCATCAGAACGAACCAACTCTTCAGTTGGTACAAAAAATTAATCACATCATCGCCAATAACTCAGCAACGACATTGATGCTGCAAGAAATTGCCAGATTACTGGGCAATGCCTTCAAAGTCGATTGCTGTTGTTTAGTCACAGTATCTGCCAGTACAGCAGCCAGTGAATCAATTGCTGCCCATTGGTGTTCTGATGAGTATTTGGCAATGCCGTATCCCGGTCAATTATTTTCCACAGAACATTTGTTAATGGACTCGCCTGTAGTTCAATGTGCGGCGGAACCCTTCACTATTGAGGATATTTCGACTATCCAAGATAGTCTGGTAGTGGGAGGACAACACCTCCAAGTACCTATTAGATCAGTTTTGGCGATTCCTACTAGGTTTGCCGGACAAATCAATGGTGTTATTAGCCTGATTAAATTCCAGCAATACGATTGGAGTGAGTCAGAAAAGCAACTGTTAAATTTTGTTGAGTCAGCTTGTGCGATCGCTTTTTCTCAAGTCGGTCAAATCAATTTAATCGCTTCACAGCAAGAGCATTTGCAAAAAAGCGAACAGCATCAAAGCTTAATCAAACAATTAACAATCTTAAGTCGGAGCAACTTGGAGCTAAATCAAATGCTCCAGTTAGCAATTTCCTCAACGGCCGAATCTTTACAGGCAGACCGAGGATTGTTGATCTTACTGAAATATAAAGATCCTTTATTTAGAGCTCAAACCAAAAAACAAGTTCCCAAAGCCAAGGCCACTGTAGCGGCGGAGTGGAATCGGAACGTACCCAGTGGCACAACTAGTAAATCAGATGTTGAGCCGCAGTCATTTTTGGTTTCTGAGTGTAGTTTGTGCCAACGTGTGTTTACAGACTCCGGCAAAGCCGTAGTAATTGAGGACTACACAGACCTGCAAGATATGGTGACGGTTGCTTCATTGTTTTCAGTGGGACTTTTACCGTCTTTGCTGTTAGTGCCATTAGAAAATCAAGGCAAAGTTCTAGGATTTATTGTCCTGCAACAAAAAACAGCCCGTAGTTGGCAAGCTTCCGAATTAAATTTGGTGGAAATGGTCTGCGCTCAAATGAGCAATGCCATTATTCAATCACAAACATTGCGGCAAGTACAGACTTTGGTAGATGAGCGCACAGCTAAACTCCAAAGTAGCTTAGAACTGCAAGCAAAGTTGCATGAAAAAACACGGCAATATGTTGAGCAGCTACGGGAACTCAATCATCTCAAAGATGAATTTTTGAGTAACATGAGCGATCGCTTGCGGTATCCACTGACAAACATGCAAATGTCCATCAAAAATTTGCGCTTACCGGGAATTCAACCAGAGCGTCAAGCCAGATACATGGATATTCTAGAGCAAGAATGTACGAAAGAAATTAACTTAATTAACGATTTGTTGACACTCCAGAAATTAGAGTCTAAGCAAGAACGTCCCCAGTTTGAAACCATAGATTTAAATACCAGAGTTCAAACCTTGACAACTAATCTGAACTCAAAACTATCAGCTAAAGCTTTAACTATAAATCTCGATTTACCCCAAGATTCTTTAAAAATACAGACTGAATTAGAAAGTTTTAACCGGATCTTGCAAGAATTATTCACGAATGCCTGTACATACTCGGAGCCGGAAACGGTGATTAATGTGCGAGCATATCACCAAGTTGAACAATTAATTGATCAAGTTATTATTAAAGTGACTAATACAGGACGGGGAATTTCTGAAGAAGAAGCAACCTACATCTTTGATCGGTTCCGTCGTGGTAAAGGTGGAAGATGGACTCCGGGAACGGGTTTAGGGCTTGCTTTAGTTAAATCTTTAGTACAGCATTTGAATGGAGCGATCGCCGTTGAAAGTACTCCCATCCAAGATTCTGAACAAAGCCAAGTTTGTTTTACTCTCACACTGCCACAATTTTCCGACGAAAGCGAATTATAA
- a CDS encoding SRPBCC family protein, which produces MTEQHNLTANLDFTAPIDDTSLEDNLAVDTANLPPVVVQIEKIAERKRQISATIHIPHPVERIWQVLTDYEALVDFIPNLAKSRLLEHPNGGIRLEQVGSQRLLNFNFCARVVLDLEEHFPKEISFSMVEGDFKGFSGSWSLEPISVDGTMGTNLCYTIQVWPKLTMPVTIIERRLSKDLQLNLLAIYQRVEQLP; this is translated from the coding sequence GTGACTGAACAACACAACCTCACAGCTAACCTGGATTTCACCGCCCCTATTGACGACACTAGCCTAGAAGACAATTTGGCTGTTGATACAGCTAATTTGCCCCCAGTAGTTGTCCAAATCGAGAAAATAGCGGAGCGCAAACGACAAATTTCTGCCACAATCCACATTCCTCATCCTGTGGAACGTATATGGCAAGTATTGACAGATTACGAAGCCTTAGTTGACTTCATCCCTAATCTTGCTAAAAGTCGTTTACTGGAACATCCTAACGGTGGTATTCGACTTGAGCAAGTAGGCTCTCAGCGTTTATTGAATTTCAACTTTTGCGCCCGTGTCGTTTTGGACTTGGAAGAACATTTTCCCAAAGAAATTAGTTTTTCGATGGTTGAGGGAGATTTCAAAGGCTTTTCTGGTAGTTGGAGCCTAGAACCCATTTCTGTTGATGGCACTATGGGAACTAACCTTTGTTACACTATCCAAGTCTGGCCCAAATTAACTATGCCAGTGACAATTATTGAACGTCGTCTGAGTAAGGATTTACAACTAAATCTTTTAGCCATCTATCAGCGCGTAGAACAATTACCCTAA
- a CDS encoding cytochrome b N-terminal domain-containing protein → MQSTQFERILRRLATVLSVVILTLCLIYTTTGVLLSFYYEPTAGGAYNSLKMINTQVPYGWLFYRTHEIAGNGLIAIALVQIVVMFLGRQFSQSWLVAWVSGILLTLSAIGLDWTAMLLDWTQEGYWRFSIELGTIEAIPLIGGQLRNILTGGGAINTLTVEHLYTIHSYIVAVATLILAVVHLLALVWQEQQTYTAEVLNQLPETSLVES, encoded by the coding sequence ATGCAAAGCACCCAGTTCGAGAGAATTTTGCGACGACTCGCAACGGTATTATCAGTCGTAATTCTGACCCTGTGCTTGATTTACACTACCACTGGCGTTTTGCTGTCTTTTTATTACGAACCAACAGCAGGTGGCGCTTACAATTCTTTGAAAATGATTAACACTCAAGTGCCTTATGGCTGGCTGTTTTACCGAACCCACGAAATCGCAGGTAACGGTTTAATTGCGATCGCCTTGGTGCAGATTGTCGTGATGTTTTTAGGGCGACAATTTAGCCAGAGTTGGCTAGTTGCTTGGGTAAGCGGAATTTTATTAACCTTAAGTGCGATCGGGCTAGATTGGACAGCGATGCTCCTCGACTGGACACAAGAAGGATACTGGCGGTTCAGCATTGAATTGGGAACCATCGAAGCCATTCCCTTGATTGGCGGGCAATTGCGAAATATCTTAACTGGCGGTGGCGCGATTAACACCCTCACAGTTGAACATCTTTACACCATCCACAGTTACATAGTGGCGGTGGCTACCTTAATTTTGGCTGTGGTACATTTACTGGCGCTTGTCTGGCAAGAACAGCAAACTTATACAGCAGAAGTTTTAAATCAACTTCCTGAAACTTCGCTAGTAGAAAGTTGA
- a CDS encoding sodium:proton antiporter, with translation MEASLEITLQMVIAVVAGISAQVIAAYLRVPSIVLLLFLGIILGSDGLGLLHPHLLGTGLEVIVSLATAIILFEGGLNLDLRELGRVSVSLQLLVTLGTLITLLGGSMAAHWLGEFPWNIAFLYASIVVVTGPTVVGPLLKQINVDRQVATLLEGEGVLIDPVGAILAFVVLDTIVNGDADPVNAIVGLVMRLGVGAAIGAVGGYLMSLVFKRASLLSFELKNLVVLAILWGLFSLAQTIRSESGVMTTVVAGAVFANSSVPEERLLRSFKGQLTILSVSVLFILLAADLSIASVFALGWGSVLTVLVLMFVVRPINILACTWNSNLNWRQKLFLSWVAPRGIVSASVASLFAILLTQHGINGGDAIKALVFLTIIMTVVCQGLTAGGIAQLLQITSKDATGVVIVGCNPLSLLIARFFQEREESVVMIDTDPERCEKAAEQNIRVIASSALDTGVLEEAELASMGTFLAMTSNGEVNFVLAQRAAEEFNPPRVLAVFPRDPQASNGGNQKTVSQAFVSELTIKTWNEYLNDGRVKLGTITLDAADVDSQQERIQEKIRTGVLLPLLLEREERLQVMPANYDWEVGDRIIYLLHDPRPNLLKRLSGASQSTPLVIEKLPELEEVAVPTLAQLSTSEVSGS, from the coding sequence ATGGAAGCATCTCTTGAAATCACCCTACAAATGGTGATCGCTGTTGTCGCAGGTATTAGCGCCCAAGTGATAGCTGCATACTTGCGTGTACCCAGTATTGTGCTATTGCTCTTCTTGGGTATTATCCTCGGTTCCGATGGTCTGGGACTGCTGCACCCCCATTTGCTGGGTACAGGATTAGAAGTAATTGTTTCTCTAGCGACGGCAATCATTCTGTTTGAAGGTGGACTGAATTTAGATTTACGAGAGTTAGGTAGGGTTTCAGTCAGCCTGCAATTGCTCGTTACTCTAGGAACACTAATTACACTCCTGGGCGGTAGTATGGCAGCCCATTGGCTGGGGGAATTTCCTTGGAATATCGCTTTTCTTTATGCTTCTATAGTCGTGGTTACGGGGCCGACTGTGGTTGGGCCGTTACTCAAACAAATTAATGTAGATCGACAAGTCGCAACGCTATTAGAAGGGGAAGGGGTTTTAATTGACCCTGTAGGCGCGATTTTGGCATTCGTTGTCTTAGATACGATTGTGAATGGTGATGCTGACCCAGTGAATGCCATTGTAGGTTTAGTGATGCGCTTGGGAGTGGGTGCAGCAATTGGCGCAGTTGGTGGCTACCTGATGAGTTTGGTTTTCAAACGTGCTAGTTTGCTGTCGTTTGAGTTGAAAAATCTGGTAGTTTTGGCAATCCTGTGGGGTCTATTTTCCCTCGCCCAGACAATTCGCAGTGAATCGGGTGTGATGACAACGGTTGTTGCAGGTGCGGTGTTTGCCAATTCTTCAGTACCAGAAGAACGACTGTTACGCAGCTTTAAAGGTCAGTTAACAATTCTCAGTGTGTCTGTATTGTTTATTTTGTTAGCGGCTGATTTATCAATCGCTAGTGTGTTTGCTCTGGGTTGGGGTAGTGTTTTAACGGTTTTAGTACTGATGTTTGTGGTACGGCCGATTAATATCCTGGCTTGTACTTGGAACAGTAACCTCAACTGGCGACAAAAATTATTTTTAAGCTGGGTAGCTCCGAGAGGCATTGTATCGGCTTCTGTGGCTTCGTTATTCGCCATTTTACTAACGCAGCATGGCATCAATGGTGGAGATGCGATTAAGGCTTTAGTATTTTTAACTATTATTATGACTGTGGTTTGTCAGGGGTTAACGGCTGGCGGCATTGCCCAGTTATTGCAAATCACCTCCAAAGATGCGACTGGAGTGGTGATTGTTGGTTGTAATCCTTTGAGTTTGTTAATTGCTCGCTTCTTTCAAGAACGGGAAGAATCTGTGGTGATGATTGACACTGACCCGGAACGCTGTGAAAAAGCCGCCGAACAGAATATTCGTGTGATTGCTAGTAGCGCCCTGGATACGGGAGTTTTGGAAGAAGCTGAACTGGCTTCGATGGGGACTTTTTTAGCAATGACGAGTAACGGGGAAGTAAATTTTGTGCTGGCGCAACGGGCGGCGGAAGAATTTAATCCTCCACGGGTGTTAGCTGTGTTTCCGCGTGATCCTCAAGCTAGTAATGGCGGAAATCAAAAGACGGTGAGTCAGGCTTTTGTCAGTGAATTAACAATTAAGACTTGGAATGAGTACCTGAATGACGGGCGTGTGAAGTTAGGGACAATTACTTTGGATGCAGCAGATGTTGACAGTCAACAAGAACGCATCCAAGAAAAAATTCGGACTGGGGTGCTGCTACCGCTACTCTTAGAACGAGAAGAGCGTCTCCAAGTTATGCCAGCTAATTATGACTGGGAAGTAGGCGATCGCATCATCTATTTACTGCACGACCCCAGACCAAATTTGTTAAAACGCTTGTCTGGTGCAAGTCAATCCACACCGTTAGTTATCGAAAAGTTACCAGAATTAGAAGAAGTTGCTGTACCAACTTTGGCTCAACTTTCTACTAGCGAAGTTTCAGGAAGTTGA